In Equus caballus isolate H_3958 breed thoroughbred chromosome 7, TB-T2T, whole genome shotgun sequence, one DNA window encodes the following:
- the LOC100063717 gene encoding methyl-CpG-binding domain protein 3-like 1, translating to MVKSSQRNQSKPKPGLSTSIPLRLSSYIFQRSVTSHPGNEVRCHQWEETLERPQQVCWQKRLQGLQACSSAGELLSPLDLAKALHNLTPNCTGTSLPGVLRGGLNSSPMPAPFRSLDFAEMIPRAGLDIPQQLCKQFLVTEEDIRKQEGKVKMARERLTMTLVADRLASEAERVRGQEGHPDKHYEKKRRWRR from the coding sequence ATGGTCAAGTCTTCACAGAGGAACCAATCCAAACCAAAGCCTGGGTTAAGCACCTCCATCCCTTTGAGGCTGTCCAGTTACATCTTCCAGAGGTCAGTTACATCCCATCCTGGCAATGAGGTCAGATGCCATCAATGGGAGGAAACCCTGGAGCGGCCCCAACAAGTCTGCTGGCAGAAGAGACTGCAAGGGCTGCAGGCCTGCAGCAGTGCAGGAGAACTGTTAAGCCCTCTGGATCTTGCCAAAGCCTTGCACAACCTTACACCCAATTGCACAGGCACATCCCTGCCAGGCGTGCTCAGGGGTGGTCTGAACTCCAGTCCCATGCCTGCCCCTTTCAGGTCTTTAGATTTTGCAGAGATGATTCCAAGAGCTGGTCTGGACATCCCCCAGCAACTCTGTAAACAATTTCTGGTGACTGAGGAAGATATCAGGAAACAGGAAGGGAAAGTGAAGATGGCAAGAGAGAGACTGACAATGACGTTGGTTGCAGACAGACTTGCTAGTGAGGCGGAGAGAGTGAGGGGCCAAGAAGGACATCCTGACaaacactatgaaaaaaagagaagatggcgCAGATGA